The following proteins are co-located in the Manihot esculenta cultivar AM560-2 chromosome 7, M.esculenta_v8, whole genome shotgun sequence genome:
- the LOC110618649 gene encoding phosphoglycerate mutase-like protein 1 isoform X1 — translation MATCGVDRNIITHSTCTCLSLVCKLRHLMPFCSWIHYLYSADMDSTTSQRLIPLGHSKIIHLVRHAQANHNVAGKKDHDALLSPEFFDASLSSLGLEQVSNLSNHVYASGLLKKIDLVITSPLLRAMQTAVGVFGRERSSGLKCPPIIAVELCRERTGVHPCDKRKTIREYSSLFPQIDFSLIESDDDNLWKADVRETEEEVAARGLKFMNWLKTRHETEIAVVTHHRFLQYTLSAIRNDFHPSLRSEICKEFSNCELRSMIMVDKRCRMVNSPTTDSNGERA, via the exons ATGGCCACTTGTGGCGTGGATAGGAATATAATTACGCACAGCACATGCACTTGCTTGTCTCTTGTCTGCAAATTGCGGCATCTTATGCCCTTCTGTTCTTGGATTCA CtacctgtactctgctgatatGGATTCTACCACATCTCAACGTCTAATCCCTTTAGGCCACTCCAAAATTATTCATCTG GTGAGGCATGCTCAAGCAAATCACAATGTTGCAGGGAAGAAGGATCATGATGCATTATTATCTCCTGAATTTTTTGATGCATCGCTCTCCTCTTTGGGCTTGGAGCAG GTCAGCAATCTCAGCAACCATGTTTATGCATCTGGACTGTTAAAGAAAATTGATTTGGTCATCACATCCCCTTTGCTAAG GGCTATGCAAACAGCAGTTGGAGTCTTTGGTAGAGAAAGATCATCAGGTCTCAAGTGCCCGCCAATTATAGCAGTTGAACTTTGTCGAGAACGTACG GGAGTTCATCCATGCGATAAGAGGAAAACCATTAGGGAGTATTCATCTCTTTTCCCTCAAATCGATTTTTCTCTG aTAGAAAGCGATGACGACAATTTGTGGAAAGCAGATGTTAGGGAGActgaagaagaagttgctgcTAGGGGCTTGAAATTTATGAACTG GTTAAAGACACGCCACGAGACAGAAATTGCAGTTGTTACTCATCACAGGTTCTTGCAGTATACTTTAAGTGCCATAAGAAATGACTTTCATCCCTCGCTCAGAAGTGAAATATGCAAAGA ATTCTCGAACTGTGAGCTTCGTTCGATGATCATGGTTGATAAGAG GTGCAGGATGGTGAATTCCCCAACAACTGATAGTAACGGAGAACGTGCTTAA
- the LOC110618649 gene encoding phosphoglycerate mutase-like protein 1 isoform X2: MATCGVDRNIITHSTCTCLSLVCKLRHLMPFCSWIHYLYSADMDSTTSQRLIPLGHSKIIHLVRHAQANHNVAGKKDHDALLSPEFFDASLSSLGLEQVSNLSNHVYASGLLKKIDLVITSPLLRAMQTAVGVFGRERSSGLKCPPIIAVELCRERTGVHPCDKRKTIREYSSLFPQIDFSLIESDDDNLWKADVRETEEEVAARGLKFMNWLKTRHETEIAVVTHHRFLQYTLSAIRNDFHPSLRSEICKEFSNCELRSMIMVDKRMVNSPTTDSNGERA; the protein is encoded by the exons ATGGCCACTTGTGGCGTGGATAGGAATATAATTACGCACAGCACATGCACTTGCTTGTCTCTTGTCTGCAAATTGCGGCATCTTATGCCCTTCTGTTCTTGGATTCA CtacctgtactctgctgatatGGATTCTACCACATCTCAACGTCTAATCCCTTTAGGCCACTCCAAAATTATTCATCTG GTGAGGCATGCTCAAGCAAATCACAATGTTGCAGGGAAGAAGGATCATGATGCATTATTATCTCCTGAATTTTTTGATGCATCGCTCTCCTCTTTGGGCTTGGAGCAG GTCAGCAATCTCAGCAACCATGTTTATGCATCTGGACTGTTAAAGAAAATTGATTTGGTCATCACATCCCCTTTGCTAAG GGCTATGCAAACAGCAGTTGGAGTCTTTGGTAGAGAAAGATCATCAGGTCTCAAGTGCCCGCCAATTATAGCAGTTGAACTTTGTCGAGAACGTACG GGAGTTCATCCATGCGATAAGAGGAAAACCATTAGGGAGTATTCATCTCTTTTCCCTCAAATCGATTTTTCTCTG aTAGAAAGCGATGACGACAATTTGTGGAAAGCAGATGTTAGGGAGActgaagaagaagttgctgcTAGGGGCTTGAAATTTATGAACTG GTTAAAGACACGCCACGAGACAGAAATTGCAGTTGTTACTCATCACAGGTTCTTGCAGTATACTTTAAGTGCCATAAGAAATGACTTTCATCCCTCGCTCAGAAGTGAAATATGCAAAGA ATTCTCGAACTGTGAGCTTCGTTCGATGATCATGGTTGATAAGAG GATGGTGAATTCCCCAACAACTGATAGTAACGGAGAACGTGCTTAA
- the LOC110618649 gene encoding phosphoglycerate mutase-like protein 1 isoform X3 — translation MGYLYSADMDSTTSQRLIPLGHSKIIHLVRHAQANHNVAGKKDHDALLSPEFFDASLSSLGLEQVSNLSNHVYASGLLKKIDLVITSPLLRAMQTAVGVFGRERSSGLKCPPIIAVELCRERTGVHPCDKRKTIREYSSLFPQIDFSLIESDDDNLWKADVRETEEEVAARGLKFMNWLKTRHETEIAVVTHHRFLQYTLSAIRNDFHPSLRSEICKEFSNCELRSMIMVDKRCRMVNSPTTDSNGERA, via the exons ATGGG CtacctgtactctgctgatatGGATTCTACCACATCTCAACGTCTAATCCCTTTAGGCCACTCCAAAATTATTCATCTG GTGAGGCATGCTCAAGCAAATCACAATGTTGCAGGGAAGAAGGATCATGATGCATTATTATCTCCTGAATTTTTTGATGCATCGCTCTCCTCTTTGGGCTTGGAGCAG GTCAGCAATCTCAGCAACCATGTTTATGCATCTGGACTGTTAAAGAAAATTGATTTGGTCATCACATCCCCTTTGCTAAG GGCTATGCAAACAGCAGTTGGAGTCTTTGGTAGAGAAAGATCATCAGGTCTCAAGTGCCCGCCAATTATAGCAGTTGAACTTTGTCGAGAACGTACG GGAGTTCATCCATGCGATAAGAGGAAAACCATTAGGGAGTATTCATCTCTTTTCCCTCAAATCGATTTTTCTCTG aTAGAAAGCGATGACGACAATTTGTGGAAAGCAGATGTTAGGGAGActgaagaagaagttgctgcTAGGGGCTTGAAATTTATGAACTG GTTAAAGACACGCCACGAGACAGAAATTGCAGTTGTTACTCATCACAGGTTCTTGCAGTATACTTTAAGTGCCATAAGAAATGACTTTCATCCCTCGCTCAGAAGTGAAATATGCAAAGA ATTCTCGAACTGTGAGCTTCGTTCGATGATCATGGTTGATAAGAG GTGCAGGATGGTGAATTCCCCAACAACTGATAGTAACGGAGAACGTGCTTAA
- the LOC110618649 gene encoding phosphoglycerate mutase-like protein 1 isoform X4, producing MDSTTSQRLIPLGHSKIIHLVRHAQANHNVAGKKDHDALLSPEFFDASLSSLGLEQVSNLSNHVYASGLLKKIDLVITSPLLRAMQTAVGVFGRERSSGLKCPPIIAVELCRERTGVHPCDKRKTIREYSSLFPQIDFSLIESDDDNLWKADVRETEEEVAARGLKFMNWLKTRHETEIAVVTHHRFLQYTLSAIRNDFHPSLRSEICKEFSNCELRSMIMVDKRCRMVNSPTTDSNGERA from the exons atGGATTCTACCACATCTCAACGTCTAATCCCTTTAGGCCACTCCAAAATTATTCATCTG GTGAGGCATGCTCAAGCAAATCACAATGTTGCAGGGAAGAAGGATCATGATGCATTATTATCTCCTGAATTTTTTGATGCATCGCTCTCCTCTTTGGGCTTGGAGCAG GTCAGCAATCTCAGCAACCATGTTTATGCATCTGGACTGTTAAAGAAAATTGATTTGGTCATCACATCCCCTTTGCTAAG GGCTATGCAAACAGCAGTTGGAGTCTTTGGTAGAGAAAGATCATCAGGTCTCAAGTGCCCGCCAATTATAGCAGTTGAACTTTGTCGAGAACGTACG GGAGTTCATCCATGCGATAAGAGGAAAACCATTAGGGAGTATTCATCTCTTTTCCCTCAAATCGATTTTTCTCTG aTAGAAAGCGATGACGACAATTTGTGGAAAGCAGATGTTAGGGAGActgaagaagaagttgctgcTAGGGGCTTGAAATTTATGAACTG GTTAAAGACACGCCACGAGACAGAAATTGCAGTTGTTACTCATCACAGGTTCTTGCAGTATACTTTAAGTGCCATAAGAAATGACTTTCATCCCTCGCTCAGAAGTGAAATATGCAAAGA ATTCTCGAACTGTGAGCTTCGTTCGATGATCATGGTTGATAAGAG GTGCAGGATGGTGAATTCCCCAACAACTGATAGTAACGGAGAACGTGCTTAA